In a single window of the Niabella ginsenosidivorans genome:
- a CDS encoding glycoside hydrolase family 125 protein, with translation MNRKTFLQHTGVLGAGLALNNFSFAKGKIDFPIVRVPEGQRRFKSAAIEGAIKAFQSKVANKELGWLFNNCFPNTLDTTVFYTEQNGVPDTYVITGDIDAMWLRDSSAQVYPYLQFTGQDQALHQLIAGVIRKQTHFILKDPYANAFYNDDSKVSEWKETDNTDMKPGIHERKWEIDSLCYPIRLAYRFWKETGDTSPFDAKWKEGIALTLKTFKEQQRKENEGPYHFQRKTSWATDGIPMGGYGYPVKPVGLICSMFRPSDDATIFAYLVPSNLFAVVSLKQAAEMISKITKDAALAGELTGLAAEVETAVKKYAITTHPEFGKLYAYEVNAYGSHVLMDDANVPSLLGLPYLGAVSNTDPLYKATRKYIWSQENPFFFKGSAAEGIGGPHIGKDMIWPMSITMKALTSNDDKEIRWCIDTLQKTHGGTGFMHESFHKDDPQKFTRKWFAWSNTLFGELLWKTFKERPGLLG, from the coding sequence ATGAACCGTAAAACCTTTTTACAACATACCGGCGTTTTAGGCGCCGGGCTGGCATTGAATAATTTTTCTTTTGCGAAAGGCAAAATCGATTTTCCGATTGTACGGGTTCCTGAAGGCCAGCGCCGTTTTAAAAGTGCAGCCATAGAAGGAGCCATAAAAGCCTTTCAGTCAAAAGTGGCCAATAAAGAACTGGGCTGGCTGTTTAATAACTGCTTTCCCAATACGCTGGATACCACCGTTTTTTATACGGAACAAAACGGCGTGCCGGATACTTATGTGATCACGGGTGATATTGATGCCATGTGGCTGCGCGACAGTTCGGCCCAGGTATACCCCTACCTGCAATTTACCGGTCAGGATCAGGCATTGCACCAACTCATTGCCGGTGTTATCCGCAAGCAAACGCATTTTATTTTGAAAGACCCGTATGCCAACGCTTTTTATAATGATGATAGTAAAGTGAGCGAATGGAAGGAAACAGATAACACAGATATGAAACCGGGCATCCATGAGCGCAAATGGGAAATTGATTCGCTCTGTTATCCCATTCGCCTGGCCTACCGTTTCTGGAAGGAAACGGGAGATACATCCCCTTTTGATGCCAAATGGAAAGAAGGTATTGCGCTTACATTAAAAACGTTTAAGGAGCAACAACGCAAAGAAAATGAGGGGCCCTATCATTTTCAGCGGAAAACCTCCTGGGCCACGGATGGCATTCCTATGGGCGGGTATGGTTACCCGGTGAAGCCGGTAGGGTTGATCTGCTCCATGTTTCGCCCCAGCGACGACGCTACTATTTTTGCCTACCTGGTTCCATCGAACCTGTTTGCCGTGGTAAGCCTGAAACAGGCGGCAGAGATGATCAGCAAAATAACAAAAGACGCGGCGTTGGCCGGTGAACTGACCGGACTGGCTGCCGAAGTGGAAACGGCTGTAAAAAAGTATGCCATCACCACGCATCCGGAATTTGGAAAATTATATGCATATGAGGTCAATGCTTATGGTAGTCATGTTCTAATGGATGATGCCAATGTGCCCAGCCTGCTGGGTTTGCCTTACCTGGGCGCGGTAAGCAATACTGACCCGTTGTATAAAGCTACCCGTAAATATATATGGTCTCAGGAAAACCCGTTTTTCTTTAAGGGCTCTGCTGCGGAAGGCATCGGCGGGCCGCATATTGGTAAAGATATGATCTGGCCTATGAGCATCACCATGAAGGCATTAACATCTAATGATGATAAAGAGATCCGATGGTGCATTGACACCCTGCAAAAAACGCATGGCGGCACTGGCTTTATGCATGAATCTTTTCATAAAGATGATCCCCAAAAGTTTACCCGTAAATGGTTTGCCTGGTCCAATACCCTGTTTGGTGAGCTGCTCTGGAAAACTTTTAAAGAGCGTCCGGGGCTGTTAGGGTAA
- a CDS encoding histidine phosphatase family protein: MLKVILLRHGETAYNADGNRYCGRTDIGLTEKGVAQAMKVFEALKDVQVDAVYSSPLQRARKTAAIASGNRPVITDERLIEADFGLWEGKTKEEFNAENPALWAQWMNNPEVARAGGTGETGGEIVQRVTDFFDELRHRHNGQRVMVVAHNGINRLYLAAKLGMPLSNYRRFDMENSAVSYFELDNENVLTLKKLNAGSI; the protein is encoded by the coding sequence ATGTTAAAAGTGATTTTATTGCGGCATGGAGAAACAGCTTATAATGCTGATGGCAACCGGTATTGCGGCAGAACGGATATAGGGCTTACGGAGAAAGGGGTTGCGCAGGCTATGAAAGTATTTGAAGCACTGAAGGATGTGCAGGTTGATGCTGTTTATTCCTCGCCCTTACAACGTGCCCGCAAAACAGCAGCAATCGCCTCCGGCAACCGCCCTGTAATAACGGATGAACGTCTTATAGAAGCTGATTTTGGGTTATGGGAAGGCAAAACAAAAGAAGAATTCAACGCGGAAAACCCTGCGCTTTGGGCGCAATGGATGAACAACCCTGAAGTGGCAAGGGCCGGTGGTACAGGCGAAACCGGCGGTGAAATTGTACAACGGGTGACTGATTTTTTTGATGAGCTGCGCCACAGGCACAACGGGCAACGGGTAATGGTAGTGGCGCATAACGGTATCAACCGGCTGTATCTGGCAGCAAAATTAGGTATGCCGCTCTCCAACTACAGGCGATTTGATATGGAAAATTCCGCTGTATCTTATTTTGAACTGGATAATGAAAATGTGCTTACGCTTAAAAAATTAAACGCAGGTTCAATATAA
- a CDS encoding efflux RND transporter permease subunit, which yields MVETFIRRPVLSLVLSIFITLIGVLALFSLPITQFPDIVPPSVSVTARYTGANAEVSVDAVAVPLERAINGVPGMTYMSTVSGNDGVTMITVYFKVGTDPDVAAVNVQNRVTTVLDELPEEVIKAGVTTEKEVNSMLMYLNITSTDETADEDFIFNFTDINILKELKRIDGVGRAEIMGSKDYAMRVWLDPEKLFAYNVSTDEVITALRNQNVSAAPGKTGESSGKTKNALQYVLRYTGKFSEPRQYENIAIRSNSDGSILKLKDLADVEFGAMSYSMVSKSDGKPAASIMIKQRPGSNASDVIRNIKLKMAELKKSTFPPGMDYSMAYDVSRFLDASISAVLSTLMEAFLLVAIVVFIFLQDWRSTLIPVLAVPVALIGTLAFMLLLGFSINLLTLFALVLAIGIVVDNAIVVVEAVHVKMAEEQLPPLEATIAAMKEITGAIIAITLVMAAVFIPVAFLNGPVGVFYRQFSLTLAFAIVISGINALTLTPALCALMLKHTASTKKGVPGKCFNSFNKGFDKTTKRYRAVLRKIAGRRIITFGMLVLFFLATWGISAVLPGGFIPTEDQGMIYVNVTTPQGATVERTEQVLDELNKITGNIEGVESVTTLAGYSLTNEIAGASYGMGMINLKPWKERRKNVNEIIGEIEQRTSALTDARIEVFAPPTVPGFGNTSGFELRLLNRGGDNITETSEITKAFVKAIDSTPEVTNVFTSFDASFPQYLIHVDYDMAAKKNVTVENAMNTLQTLLGSYYATNFIRFNQMYKVMVQAGPQFRATPDDVLNQYVKNSSGEMVPYSSFIRMERVYGPEQLTRYNMYTSAMINGEAAPGFSSSDAIKAVEKVAAEKLPRGYDVDWSGMTREEILSGNQAIYIFALCLLFVYLLLAAQYESFLLPLPVILSLPAGIFGSFLFLKLAGLDNNIYAQVALIMLIGLLGKNAILVIEFAIQRRKEGYSILNAAIEGATQRLRPILMTSFAFIAGLIPLCMATGAGAVGNRSIGVAAAGGMLVGTVSGLLLIPGLYVVFAALSERGKKKTAAAPLQVSEIKIIEHEN from the coding sequence ATGGTTGAAACGTTTATAAGAAGGCCCGTACTTTCACTGGTGCTTTCTATCTTCATTACACTGATCGGCGTACTCGCCCTGTTCAGTTTGCCAATCACCCAGTTCCCCGATATTGTGCCCCCCTCCGTTTCTGTAACAGCCCGTTATACCGGTGCTAATGCAGAAGTTTCCGTAGACGCCGTGGCGGTACCGCTGGAACGGGCCATTAACGGAGTACCGGGAATGACCTATATGTCTACCGTATCCGGCAACGACGGCGTAACAATGATCACCGTGTATTTCAAAGTAGGCACAGACCCTGATGTGGCAGCGGTAAACGTACAAAACCGTGTAACCACCGTACTGGATGAATTGCCGGAAGAAGTGATCAAGGCCGGTGTAACCACGGAAAAAGAGGTAAACAGCATGCTGATGTACCTCAATATTACCAGTACAGATGAAACAGCTGATGAAGATTTCATCTTCAACTTTACCGATATCAATATCCTCAAAGAACTGAAACGGATCGATGGTGTGGGTCGTGCTGAAATTATGGGATCAAAAGATTATGCCATGCGCGTTTGGCTGGATCCCGAAAAATTATTTGCCTACAATGTATCTACTGATGAAGTGATCACTGCCCTGCGCAACCAGAATGTTTCCGCTGCGCCGGGCAAGACCGGGGAAAGCTCCGGCAAAACAAAGAATGCATTACAATACGTGCTGCGTTATACCGGCAAATTTTCCGAACCCCGCCAATATGAAAATATCGCGATCCGCTCCAACAGCGATGGTTCCATTCTTAAGCTGAAAGACCTTGCAGACGTTGAATTCGGGGCCATGAGCTACAGTATGGTTTCCAAAAGCGATGGGAAACCTGCTGCCTCTATCATGATCAAACAGCGCCCCGGTTCCAATGCCAGCGATGTGATCCGGAACATTAAGCTGAAGATGGCCGAACTAAAGAAAAGCACGTTCCCGCCGGGTATGGATTACAGCATGGCCTATGATGTCTCCCGGTTTTTGGATGCCTCTATCAGCGCTGTGCTTAGCACCCTTATGGAAGCCTTTCTGCTTGTTGCTATTGTTGTATTCATCTTCCTGCAGGACTGGCGTTCTACCCTTATTCCCGTGCTGGCCGTTCCCGTAGCGCTGATAGGTACTCTTGCTTTTATGCTCCTGCTGGGCTTTTCCATTAACCTGCTGACCCTGTTTGCCCTGGTGCTTGCTATTGGTATTGTGGTGGACAATGCGATCGTTGTTGTGGAAGCGGTGCATGTGAAGATGGCGGAAGAGCAACTGCCGCCCCTGGAAGCAACCATTGCAGCGATGAAAGAGATCACAGGAGCCATTATTGCCATCACCCTGGTAATGGCTGCTGTATTTATACCTGTTGCTTTCCTGAACGGCCCGGTGGGCGTATTTTACCGCCAGTTCTCCTTAACGCTGGCTTTTGCTATCGTGATCTCCGGCATCAACGCGCTCACTCTTACGCCTGCCCTTTGCGCACTGATGCTGAAACATACTGCATCCACAAAAAAAGGCGTACCGGGCAAATGCTTTAACAGCTTTAATAAAGGCTTTGATAAAACAACGAAGCGGTACCGTGCAGTGCTCCGGAAAATAGCCGGCAGGCGCATCATTACTTTTGGAATGCTGGTATTGTTCTTTCTGGCCACCTGGGGCATCAGTGCTGTTCTGCCGGGTGGGTTCATACCCACAGAAGACCAGGGAATGATTTATGTAAATGTAACCACTCCACAGGGCGCCACCGTAGAGCGTACGGAACAGGTGCTGGATGAACTGAACAAAATAACCGGGAACATTGAAGGCGTGGAAAGCGTAACCACGCTTGCCGGATACAGTCTTACCAATGAAATTGCCGGTGCCTCCTACGGAATGGGAATGATCAACCTGAAACCCTGGAAGGAACGGCGGAAGAATGTAAACGAAATCATTGGCGAAATTGAACAGCGGACTTCAGCACTTACCGATGCCCGGATTGAAGTGTTTGCGCCGCCTACTGTGCCCGGCTTCGGGAATACCAGCGGGTTTGAGCTTCGTTTGCTGAACAGGGGCGGTGATAACATTACAGAAACATCAGAGATCACCAAAGCCTTTGTAAAGGCCATTGACAGCACCCCGGAGGTGACCAATGTTTTTACCAGCTTTGATGCCTCTTTTCCCCAGTACCTCATCCATGTAGATTACGATATGGCGGCAAAGAAAAACGTAACTGTGGAAAATGCAATGAATACGCTGCAAACCCTGTTGGGCAGCTACTATGCCACCAACTTCATCCGCTTTAACCAGATGTATAAGGTAATGGTACAGGCCGGTCCCCAGTTCAGGGCAACGCCTGATGATGTGCTTAACCAGTACGTAAAAAACAGCAGCGGAGAAATGGTACCTTATTCTTCTTTTATCCGCATGGAGCGGGTATATGGACCGGAACAGCTTACCCGTTATAACATGTATACATCAGCTATGATCAATGGGGAAGCAGCGCCGGGTTTCAGCAGCAGCGATGCTATAAAAGCCGTGGAGAAGGTGGCTGCTGAAAAACTGCCCCGCGGGTATGATGTAGACTGGAGCGGCATGACAAGGGAAGAGATCCTTTCCGGCAACCAGGCCATTTACATTTTTGCACTCTGCCTGCTTTTTGTATACCTGCTGCTGGCAGCACAATATGAGAGTTTTCTGCTACCGTTACCCGTTATCCTGAGCCTGCCTGCGGGTATATTCGGCTCCTTTCTGTTTCTTAAGCTGGCAGGGCTGGATAACAATATTTATGCACAGGTAGCCCTTATAATGCTGATCGGGTTATTAGGCAAAAATGCCATCCTGGTTATTGAGTTTGCTATACAGCGGAGGAAAGAAGGCTACTCTATCCTCAATGCGGCCATAGAGGGTGCAACGCAACGGCTGCGCCCCATTTTAATGACCTCCTTTGCCTTTATTGCAGGGCTGATTCCTTTATGTATGGCTACCGGCGCGGGTGCCGTGGGCAACCGGTCCATTGGAGTGGCTGCTGCCGGGGGAATGCTGGTAGGCACGGTATCCGGACTGCTGCTCATTCCGGGCCTTTATGTGGTATTTGCCGCACTTTCCGAGCGTGGAAAAAAGAAGACGGCTGCTGCGCCGCTTCAGGTATCTGAAATAAAAATCATTGAGCATGAAAATTAA
- a CDS encoding TolC family protein encodes MKIKNNHRWLPLLAISGLAASCSVPKTATVKQAAPLPEQYNIAATDTLTAARLRFVDFFEDKHLVALIDKVLANNIDNRIEAERVKIAEAYLEARKAALLPAVTAGLHASGTHYGKYTMEGVGNFDTNLSPNIDNSQQIPTVITPDYWLGLSASWEIDLWGKLGNLQTAARERFLATRQGRELLTAALITHTATLYYELVMLDKETAILDKNIELQHKALEIIKIHKEVGRATELAVQQFDAQLANTKATRFAVQQQITATENKLLELTGSYTGTISRSRSIDVRSMRYLAHQGHPQQLLQYRPDIRAAYHELQASHADAKAARAAFFPTVDLTAGAGLQSFNAAKFLNPSSVASGLIAGMTAPVFQKRQLKAQFKIANAEQEIAFLNYQKTVNKAFQEVKTLLSYIDSNEKIINEKNKEVSALNKGIEVSNDLYLTAYATYLEIIAAQKSKISADIDLIKAERDQAHVLIQLYKALGGGTG; translated from the coding sequence ATGAAAATTAAAAACAATCACAGATGGTTGCCTTTACTGGCTATTTCCGGCCTTGCCGCCAGTTGCAGTGTTCCTAAAACCGCCACTGTCAAACAGGCCGCGCCTCTTCCTGAACAGTACAATATCGCAGCAACAGATACCCTTACAGCAGCCCGCTTAAGGTTTGTAGATTTTTTTGAAGACAAGCACCTTGTTGCACTGATTGATAAAGTACTGGCCAATAATATAGATAACCGGATAGAGGCAGAGCGGGTAAAAATTGCGGAAGCCTACCTGGAAGCAAGAAAGGCAGCCCTCCTTCCCGCTGTTACAGCCGGCCTGCATGCCTCAGGAACTCATTACGGGAAATATACCATGGAAGGAGTGGGCAACTTTGACACCAACCTTTCCCCGAACATTGATAACAGCCAGCAGATTCCTACTGTTATTACACCTGATTACTGGCTGGGGCTGAGCGCTTCCTGGGAAATTGATCTCTGGGGAAAACTGGGCAACCTGCAAACGGCAGCGCGGGAACGGTTCCTTGCAACCCGGCAGGGCCGGGAGCTGTTAACCGCAGCGCTGATCACTCATACGGCAACCCTCTACTATGAGCTGGTAATGCTGGATAAAGAAACTGCCATCCTGGACAAGAATATTGAGCTTCAGCATAAAGCGCTTGAAATTATAAAGATCCATAAAGAAGTGGGACGTGCAACTGAACTGGCGGTACAACAATTTGATGCCCAGCTGGCCAATACAAAAGCAACGCGCTTCGCGGTTCAACAGCAGATCACCGCAACCGAAAACAAGCTGCTGGAGCTTACCGGCAGCTATACGGGCACTATTTCCCGCAGCCGGTCGATTGATGTACGATCCATGCGCTACCTGGCGCACCAGGGGCATCCGCAGCAGTTATTGCAATACCGGCCCGATATCAGGGCTGCCTACCATGAATTACAGGCGAGCCATGCTGATGCCAAAGCAGCCAGGGCTGCTTTTTTTCCTACAGTTGATCTGACAGCAGGTGCAGGGCTTCAGTCTTTTAATGCTGCAAAATTCCTGAACCCATCTTCTGTTGCTTCCGGCCTGATCGCAGGAATGACGGCACCTGTTTTCCAGAAAAGGCAATTGAAAGCGCAATTTAAAATAGCCAATGCAGAACAGGAGATCGCGTTCCTGAACTATCAGAAAACCGTAAACAAAGCCTTCCAGGAAGTAAAAACCCTCCTGAGCTATATTGACAGCAACGAAAAAATAATAAATGAGAAAAATAAAGAGGTCAGTGCACTGAATAAAGGCATAGAGGTTTCCAATGATCTTTACCTGACGGCTTACGCCACTTACCTGGAGATCATTGCTGCACAAAAAAGCAAGATTAGTGCAGACATAGATTTAATTAAAGCAGAAAGAGATCAGGCGCATGTACTGATCCAGCTGTACAAAGCACTGGGTGGCGGTACAGGATAG
- a CDS encoding efflux RND transporter periplasmic adaptor subunit: protein MIKNYIFYTIVISVIVAACQGNSRENGGHGNKEYPILTVHPRDTLLAIPYVANIQAGRNIEIHPRVDGLLNKIYIKEGQYVRKGQLLFKINDSELQIALNKAMAAYKSAMADAKVAQLEVDRVQTLVNKNVITKPELDLVTAKYKALLAKADVALADKNAVQQQISYTKVTAPFDGVVDRIPFKEGSLITTSSLLTTISDISTVFAYFNISENEYFQTQHKGSHALPAASVSLILPDGTHYPYKGSLEAAESEIDENTGNIAYKARFSNPEKMLRHGASGKLLITRPLQNVILLPQKTVFEIQDKNYVFIVDKNNIARMKSIQVNQRLASYYVVTGGLHENDRIVYEGIQTIREGEKIIPKAG from the coding sequence ATGATAAAAAATTATATTTTTTACACAATTGTTATTTCAGTCATTGTGGCTGCCTGTCAGGGCAACTCCCGGGAAAACGGCGGTCATGGAAATAAAGAATACCCGATACTGACCGTTCACCCGAGAGATACCCTGCTGGCCATTCCTTATGTAGCCAATATCCAGGCCGGGCGAAATATAGAAATCCATCCCCGCGTTGATGGTTTGCTTAATAAGATCTATATCAAAGAAGGGCAATATGTACGCAAAGGGCAACTGCTCTTCAAGATTAACGACAGTGAGTTGCAGATAGCCCTCAATAAGGCGATGGCAGCTTATAAAAGCGCGATGGCCGATGCTAAGGTTGCTCAACTGGAAGTAGACCGCGTACAGACACTGGTTAATAAAAATGTAATTACAAAACCGGAGCTGGACCTGGTTACCGCGAAATACAAGGCACTGCTTGCAAAAGCAGATGTGGCATTAGCTGATAAAAATGCGGTACAGCAGCAGATCTCCTATACCAAAGTAACAGCTCCTTTTGACGGGGTTGTGGACCGCATTCCCTTTAAAGAAGGCAGCCTTATTACTACCAGCTCACTGCTTACTACCATCTCCGACATCAGTACGGTATTTGCCTATTTCAATATTTCGGAAAATGAATATTTCCAGACACAGCACAAAGGCAGCCATGCATTGCCTGCGGCATCTGTAAGCCTTATACTGCCGGACGGCACACATTACCCTTACAAAGGATCGCTGGAAGCGGCAGAAAGTGAGATTGATGAAAACACAGGGAATATTGCCTATAAAGCACGGTTCAGCAATCCTGAAAAGATGCTCCGTCATGGAGCATCGGGAAAATTACTGATCACCCGCCCTTTACAGAATGTAATATTGCTCCCTCAGAAAACCGTTTTTGAGATCCAGGATAAAAATTATGTTTTTATAGTAGATAAAAACAATATCGCCCGGATGAAGAGCATCCAGGTCAACCAACGGCTGGCCAGCTACTATGTGGTCACCGGCGGGCTGCATGAAAATGACCGTATTGTTTACGAAGGCATACAAACCATTCGCGAAGGGGAAAAGATTATTCCGAAAGCAGGATAA
- a CDS encoding putative signal transducing protein, translating into MQDEIIVIKTCNNIAEAISAKEKLEEAGITATIDDMDVAGMTPLAGISVKIFSKDLEKAGKALED; encoded by the coding sequence ATGCAGGACGAGATCATTGTAATAAAAACCTGTAACAACATAGCCGAAGCCATCTCCGCAAAAGAAAAGCTGGAAGAAGCCGGTATTACAGCTACCATTGACGATATGGATGTTGCAGGCATGACGCCGCTTGCAGGCATATCAGTAAAGATCTTTTCAAAGGATCTTGAAAAAGCCGGAAAGGCGCTTGAAGATTAA
- a CDS encoding glycosyl hydrolase: protein MRLKRRSFLKISGLAGFHAVFVHRVPLMTPAVIDTADSLFRNFVSPDDSSRASCYWWWFNGLVDKEGIRRDLEEFRSKGMGGVLLVNSADGLGGARIPQGVKFLSEEWKELYRFAMQEAKRLGIEVGINLSSGWCMGGPWIQPENAGRWYLQSTLELKGPQLFEGLLPLPGNRAGYDKVFNPPGYKEYIDLPLSQLDYRDTAVVAIRTSGKEHKITGSRAALLIAKANRKDASNFAKSFEITDPVQTPWMNEAGDQAVPLTDVIDLTRKTDAAGKLRWEVPPGTWTVVRTGHRMTGSKLMIAQPEANGLSVDWFDRKGVDLQFQHLGEVFLEEAAKVGAKPAYFCDDSFEDGFPNWTPKILGKFRRYRGYDATPYLPVLSGYIIGSAEISDRFLNDYRKTIADCMADEHYGHFAALCHQHGLQVQNEAAGPSRSGTICMDGLKNLGRSDLPMGEFWLAPKHEDQEHLADDQPYGVSRLDFGQNKVTKMVAAAAHIYGKKLASAEAFTSFRHWLDAPGSLKQALDRAFCEGINRIVIHTSTATRPKDGLPGYEYGAGTHFNPNVTWWEFSAPFFTYVARCQYLLRAGHFVADVLFYNGDVAPNLAAQKKIYPALGKGYDYDVCNEEVLLERLQVRDGKLTLPDGMQYHILVLPESKRMPVAVIKKIKTLLEAGALVMGAPPQTDSGLAGYPQCDAAIQRLAETIWKHPATDKGIATGKGRLFYPGSIRAVLKGVHCLPDFETTNNSAWIDFIHRTTAAAEVYFITNRKKETVRTDCLFRVAGRRPQIWDPVSGRQWAPVYEQTNGRTKITLDLDVFQSAFIVFPKEKAKSSLGAIPDVWQPANGFHQLQELAGSWEVRFDPQWGGPATILFEKLQDWSRHPDPGIRYYSGKATYSQLFHFNTTTDLKKPLFLDLGVVKNICRVWLNETDLGIVWTAPWRVEVTGNIKQGANTIRIEVINLWPNRLIGDAALPPEQRRTRTNITFKKEDPLLPSGLLGPVRLVTFS from the coding sequence ATGCGTTTGAAAAGAAGGAGTTTTTTAAAGATCAGCGGGCTGGCAGGTTTTCATGCGGTGTTTGTTCACAGGGTGCCACTGATGACGCCGGCTGTTATTGATACAGCTGATTCATTGTTCAGGAATTTTGTTTCTCCGGATGACAGTTCCCGTGCTTCCTGTTACTGGTGGTGGTTCAATGGCCTTGTAGATAAAGAAGGCATCCGTCGGGACCTGGAGGAATTCCGGTCAAAGGGAATGGGCGGTGTGCTGCTGGTCAATTCAGCAGACGGACTGGGGGGTGCGCGTATTCCCCAGGGCGTAAAATTTCTTTCAGAAGAGTGGAAGGAATTATACCGCTTTGCCATGCAGGAGGCCAAACGCCTGGGCATTGAAGTAGGTATAAACCTGAGCTCCGGGTGGTGCATGGGTGGCCCCTGGATTCAACCGGAAAATGCCGGTCGCTGGTACCTGCAGTCAACGCTGGAACTAAAAGGGCCACAGCTGTTTGAGGGCCTGCTGCCTTTACCAGGCAACCGGGCCGGTTATGATAAGGTGTTCAATCCGCCAGGATATAAAGAATATATCGATCTTCCTTTATCACAATTGGATTACCGCGATACGGCAGTTGTAGCCATCCGCACATCCGGTAAGGAACATAAAATAACCGGCAGCAGGGCGGCATTATTGATAGCGAAAGCCAACCGGAAGGATGCCAGCAATTTTGCAAAATCATTTGAGATTACGGATCCGGTTCAAACACCCTGGATGAATGAAGCCGGAGATCAGGCGGTTCCGCTTACGGACGTGATCGATCTTACCAGGAAAACAGATGCAGCTGGAAAACTGCGCTGGGAAGTGCCGCCGGGTACCTGGACGGTTGTGCGCACCGGTCATCGTATGACCGGCTCAAAGCTGATGATTGCGCAACCCGAAGCCAACGGATTATCTGTGGACTGGTTCGACCGGAAAGGCGTAGACCTCCAGTTTCAGCATTTAGGAGAAGTGTTCCTTGAAGAAGCCGCAAAGGTAGGGGCAAAGCCCGCCTATTTTTGTGATGATAGCTTTGAAGACGGGTTCCCCAACTGGACACCAAAGATCCTTGGAAAGTTCCGGCGCTACCGGGGCTATGATGCCACACCTTACCTGCCGGTACTGTCGGGATACATCATTGGCAGTGCTGAAATATCGGACCGTTTCCTGAACGATTACCGGAAAACGATTGCTGATTGTATGGCGGATGAACATTACGGGCATTTTGCTGCGCTTTGCCATCAGCATGGCCTGCAGGTACAGAATGAAGCCGCGGGCCCCAGCCGTTCCGGTACTATTTGCATGGATGGCTTAAAGAACCTGGGGCGCAGTGATCTGCCCATGGGGGAATTCTGGCTGGCGCCAAAACATGAAGATCAGGAGCACTTGGCGGATGATCAGCCTTATGGCGTGTCCCGCCTGGATTTCGGGCAGAATAAAGTTACCAAAATGGTGGCTGCGGCTGCTCACATTTATGGAAAGAAGCTGGCCTCGGCGGAAGCGTTTACCAGCTTCCGGCACTGGCTGGATGCTCCGGGGTCTTTAAAACAGGCGCTGGACCGTGCTTTTTGCGAAGGCATCAACCGCATTGTGATTCATACTTCCACCGCAACAAGACCCAAAGATGGCTTGCCGGGTTATGAATACGGCGCGGGAACGCACTTTAACCCCAATGTTACCTGGTGGGAATTTTCCGCACCCTTCTTTACCTATGTTGCCCGTTGCCAGTATTTATTAAGGGCAGGCCATTTTGTGGCGGATGTACTGTTTTATAACGGGGATGTGGCACCTAACCTGGCAGCGCAAAAAAAAATATACCCGGCATTGGGCAAAGGATATGACTATGATGTATGCAATGAGGAAGTGCTGCTGGAACGGTTGCAGGTACGGGATGGGAAGCTAACGCTTCCGGATGGGATGCAGTACCACATACTGGTATTACCGGAAAGTAAACGCATGCCGGTTGCGGTAATCAAAAAAATAAAGACCCTGTTGGAAGCCGGTGCGCTGGTCATGGGCGCGCCGCCGCAGACAGATTCGGGCCTTGCTGGTTATCCGCAGTGTGATGCCGCGATTCAGCGGCTGGCAGAAACAATATGGAAGCACCCGGCAACTGATAAAGGAATTGCAACAGGAAAGGGGCGTTTATTTTACCCCGGATCTATACGCGCTGTATTAAAAGGCGTTCATTGCCTCCCCGATTTTGAAACTACTAATAATAGTGCGTGGATCGATTTTATACATCGTACCACGGCAGCAGCCGAAGTTTATTTCATCACCAACCGGAAAAAGGAGACCGTCCGGACGGATTGCCTGTTCCGGGTGGCCGGCCGGCGGCCGCAGATCTGGGATCCCGTTTCCGGGAGGCAATGGGCCCCGGTGTATGAACAGACAAACGGCCGCACTAAAATAACGCTGGATCTGGATGTGTTTCAGTCGGCATTCATCGTGTTTCCAAAAGAAAAGGCAAAAAGCAGTTTGGGTGCAATACCGGATGTGTGGCAACCGGCCAATGGTTTCCACCAACTGCAGGAGCTTGCCGGTTCCTGGGAGGTGCGGTTTGACCCCCAATGGGGCGGGCCTGCAACTATTCTTTTTGAAAAGCTTCAGGATTGGAGCAGGCATCCGGACCCCGGTATCCGGTATTATTCCGGCAAGGCCACTTATAGCCAGTTATTTCATTTTAATACTACCACTGATCTGAAGAAACCGCTGTTCCTGGATTTGGGCGTTGTCAAAAACATCTGCCGTGTATGGCTGAATGAAACGGATCTGGGTATTGTATGGACAGCCCCCTGGCGGGTAGAGGTGACCGGTAACATAAAGCAGGGTGCCAATACGATCCGGATTGAAGTGATCAATCTTTGGCCCAACCGGCTGATTGGTGATGCGGCCTTGCCTCCTGAACAAAGAAGAACACGAACTAACATCACCTTTAAAAAGGAAGATCCGCTGCTGCCTTCAGGGTTGCTGGGGCCTGTAAGGCTGGTTACTTTTTCCTGA